The genomic interval GATTCCTGCTCCGAAAGGTGATGAGGAAGGACAATTACAAGCCATGATTTTTGACTCGGTATTCAATCCGTTTCGAGGAATTATTGCGTATTACCGTGTTAAAAACGGAGTTATCAAGAAAGGCGATAGAGTTCGTTTCTTGAATACAGGAAAAGATTACAATGCAGATGAGGTAGGGATTCTGAAAATGGATTTAAGTCCAAAGAAAGAAGTTCGTGCGGGTGATGTAGGATATATTATTTCAGGAATCAAAACTGCCAAAGAAGTAAAAGTGGGGGATACCATTACGCTTACGGCAGATCCTTGTGAGGTTCCAATTAAAGGGTTTGAAGATGTAAAACCAATGGTATTTGCTGGTATTTATCCAGTAGAAACCGATGAATACGAAGAATTGCGTTACTCCATGGAGAAATTGCAATTGAATGATTCCTCGTTGGTATTTGAACCAGAATCTTCGGCTGCACTTGGTTTTGGGTTCCGTTGTGGATTCTTGGGAATGCTACACATGGAAATCATTCAGGAACGGTTGGAGCGCGAGTTCAACATGACCGTAATTACAACGGTACCAAACGTATCTTACTACTGTTACACAACGCGCAATCCGGAAGTGAAATTGTTGGTGAACAATCCATCTGAATTACCGGATCCATCCAGTTTGGATCATATCGAAGAACCATATATTAAAGCTCAGGTTATCACGAAATCGGAATACATCGGACAAATTATGTCGTTGTGTATTGAGAAACGCGGTGAATTGAAAAATCAGGTGTATTTGACCCAAGATCGTGTAGAATTATCCTTCGAAATGCCTTTGGCAGAGATTGTATTTGATTTTTACGATCGATTGAAATCTGTTTCTCGTGGATATGCATCATTCGATTATCACCCAATTGGATACAAAACTTCGGATTTGATTCGCATGGATATCTTATTGAATGCCGAACAATTGGATGCGCTTTCTGCATTGGTTCACCGTAGTAATGCGTATGATTTAGGAAAAAGAATTTGCGTGAAATTGAAAGAATTGATACCAAGACAGCAATTCGAAATTCCAATTCAAGCAGCAATCGGTGCAAAAATAATTGCTCGTGAAACAATCAAAGCTTTACGTAAAGACGTTACAGCTAAATGTTATGGTGGAGATATTTCCCGTAAGCGCAAGTTATTGGAAAAAC from Fluviicola taffensis DSM 16823 carries:
- the lepA gene encoding translation elongation factor 4, producing the protein MKHIRNFCIIAHIDHGKSTLADRLLQTTGTISDRDMQAQALDNMDLERERGITIKSHAIQMNYKFEGQEYVLNLIDTPGHVDFSYEVSRSIAACEGALLIVDATQGIEAQTISNLYLALEHDLEIIPILNKMDLPSANPEEVTDQIVELIGCDPNDVIPASGKTGLGVDDILRAIIERIPAPKGDEEGQLQAMIFDSVFNPFRGIIAYYRVKNGVIKKGDRVRFLNTGKDYNADEVGILKMDLSPKKEVRAGDVGYIISGIKTAKEVKVGDTITLTADPCEVPIKGFEDVKPMVFAGIYPVETDEYEELRYSMEKLQLNDSSLVFEPESSAALGFGFRCGFLGMLHMEIIQERLEREFNMTVITTVPNVSYYCYTTRNPEVKLLVNNPSELPDPSSLDHIEEPYIKAQVITKSEYIGQIMSLCIEKRGELKNQVYLTQDRVELSFEMPLAEIVFDFYDRLKSVSRGYASFDYHPIGYKTSDLIRMDILLNAEQLDALSALVHRSNAYDLGKRICVKLKELIPRQQFEIPIQAAIGAKIIARETIKALRKDVTAKCYGGDISRKRKLLEKQKEGKKRMRQVGKVEIPQEAFMAVLKLND